The following coding sequences lie in one Girardinichthys multiradiatus isolate DD_20200921_A chromosome 13, DD_fGirMul_XY1, whole genome shotgun sequence genomic window:
- the LOC124878838 gene encoding glutathione S-transferase A-like: protein MARNMTLLWGSGSPPCWRVMIALEEKKLQGYNSRLLSFDKEEHKSQEVFSINPRGQVPSFKHGDIIVNESYAACFYLESQFKSQGTKLIPDSPEEVALMYQRMFEGLTFYDKLTAIIFYEYYVPEGERLDSALKRHKDALTMELKLWEGYLQNRDSGSNLAGKYFTLADVVIFPTVATLFRFGLSEKRYPKLGEYYALLRERPSIKASWPPHWLENTKGQDTLKDI from the exons ATGGCCAGGAACATGACTCTTCTGTGGGGCTCTGGCTCTCCTCCGTGCTGGAGGGTTATGATCGCCCTGGAGGAAAAGAAGCTGCAGGGCTACAACAGCAGACTGCTGTCCTTTGATAAAGAGGAGCACAAGTCCCAGGAAGTGTTCAGTATCAATCCGAGGGGTCAG gtGCCATCTTTTAAACATGGAGACATTATTGTCAATGAATCCTATGCAGCCTGTTTTTACCTGGAG AGCCAGTTTAAGTCTCAAGGAACAAAGCTGATCCCAGACAGCCCTGAGGAAGTAGCACTGATGTACCAACGCATGTTTGAGGGCCTCACTTTCTATGATAAACTAA CTGCCATTATTTTCTATGAATACTATGTCCCTGAAGGCGAGAGGCTCGACTCAGCTCTGAAGAGACATAAAGATGCCCTGACCATGGAGCTGAAACTCTGGGAGGGTTATCTGCAAAAC AGGGACTCTGGCTCTAACCTGGCAGGGAAGTATTTTACGCTGGCAGATGTAGTCATTTTTCCAACTGTAGCTACTCTTTTTAGATTTGG GTTGTCGGAAAAACGTTACCCCAAACTGGGAGAGTACTATGCTCTGCTGAGGGAGAGGCCAAGCATCAAAGCCAGCTGGCCTCCTCATTGGCTGGAGAACACCAAGGGACAAGACACCCTGaaggacatttaa